The Psychrobacillus sp. FSL K6-2836 nucleotide sequence GATGACATTCCCTTCTTGGATAAGTCTATTGATAGCCGTTCCGGATACATACTCTTCACTACAGCCAGGTCTGCCACACCCACACACTATACCGTTTGGATACAATATTAAGTGACCAACCTCGCCACCGCCACCATTTGTCCCATTCATCACTTTTCCATCAAGCACTATGCCACCGCCAAGTTTTGTTCCGACTGTTAGGCAAACTACATGATTAAAGCCTGCTGCTGCACCAAGTCTAGCTTCTGCCAGCGCAGCACAATTGGCATCGTTGTTGATCTCTACCGGAAGACCTGTTGCTGCTTCAAGTAGTGCTTTTACAGGTGTCCCTTGCCATCCCGGCATTTCTGTTTCAAATGTGATGACACCCGTTGCCGCGTCTACCATTCCTCTTGTTCCAATTCCAACTCCAGCTATGTCTGGAACATCGTTCTTCATCGCAAGAACCTGCTCCTCTAAATATGGATATAATGGCAATACTGTTGGTATCGTCTTATCAACTAGAACTTCACCCTGTTCATTTACGATACCCATCCGTATTTTCGTTCCACCAATATCTACTCCCAGTACCTTCTTCAATTCTCTATCTCCCTTTTAAAAGCGACCACAAAGGCTTCATATGGACGAATTTTTATTAAATTTTCATTTTTTTGGATCGTGTCATAGTTTGAAATAATAAGTTTACCTGATTCTGATGGCACATCACATGTATTCCATTCTAGCTCCTCCGATTGGGTGGAGAAATTTGTAACCACTAGCCACTCTTCATCGGCCAACTGTCGTTTATAAACAAATAAGTTTGGATGATCGGCAAGTAAAAGCTGGAAGCTGCCATATGTAATAATGTCATGCTGCTTTCTAAGCTGTATTAGCTTTTGATACGTATAAAAAATAGATGCGGAATCATTTATAGCTTGTTCGGCATTTATCTCATCTGTATTGGGGTTCATTCGAATCCACGGAGTACCTGTCGTAAAGCCACCCTCTGATGTCCATTGCATAGGTGTTCTTGCATTGTCCCGACCTTTTGCATAAATACCAGACATTATGTTTTCATGGGAAATTCCTTGCTCAATTTTTTCATTATACATATTCAACGTCTCAATATCTCGGTAATCCTCAAGCATCTGGAATTTCACATTCGTCATTCCAAGCTCTTCCCCTTGGTAAATATACGGGGTACCTTGTAGCATATGCAGACAGATGGCTAACATTTTTGCAGAAAGCTTCCGATATTCTCCATCATTACCAAAACGGGATACTACCCTTGGTTGATCATGGTTGTTCCAATATAAGCTATTCCAGCCCACTTTATGAAGTGCATACTGCCACTTTTCGAAATTTCTTTTTAAATCGATTAAATTTAACGGCTGCACATTCCATTTTTCGTATCCACTGTCTAAATCCATATGTTCAAATGTGAAAACCATATTCACTTCTTTATTATTAGGATTTGTGTAAATGCGTGCATCATCGGTTGTCGCTCCAGGCATTTCCCCGACCGTAACCACATCATATTTACTCAATACTTTTTCATTCATCTCTTGAAGGTAAGTGTGAATTTTCGGTCCATTAATAAAATAAGGGCTCCCATCCCCAAATAATTTATTTGGATGCACTATACCATCTGGTAGCTGTTCATCCTTCGAGATAAAGTTGATAACATCCATTCGGAAGCCACCAATCCCTTTTTCGAGCCAAAACTCCATTAATTGGTACACTTCCTCCCGCAGAGGTTGATGCTCCCAATTTAGATCTGGCTGCTTTTTAGAAAATAAGTGTAAATAATACGAATCTGTAAGCTCATCTTTTTCCCAAGCGGAGCCCGAGAAAACGGAGCCCCAATTATTAGGTGGTTGGCCATTCTTTCCATCTTTCCAAATATAGTAATCTCGATATTTAGAATTCATAGAAGACCTTGATTCTACAAACCATTCATGCTCATCTGAACTATGATTTACCACTAAATCCATCAAAATTCGTATTCTACGTTTCTTAGCTTCCTCTATCAACTGTTCCATATCTTCCATTGTTCCAAATTCCTGCATAATTGTCCGGTAGTTTCGAATATCATAGCCGTTATCATCGTTCGGAGAATCATAGACTGGACTCAGCCAAATAACATCTATCCCTAACTTTTGCAGGTAATTTAACTTAGAAATAATGCCTTGAATATCCCCAAGACCATCACCATTTGAATCCATAAAGCTTCTTGGATAAATTTGATACACGACACTTTTTTTCCACCAAGGATCCATTTGCTGCCCCATTTTACCACCGCCCTAAATGAACTTAATAGAGTTATTTTAATCTTTCCACAATAATTATGCAAGCGCTTGCATAATTAATTTATCTCGGAAATTTGAATAATTGTACGCTTATTCTAATTCGGATTCCTCTAAAAAGTTGATAAATTCGATATGTGTATCTCCGCCCCAGGAAGAACTTCCATTTCCAGTTCCTTCAGGATATGTAATTTTATCTGACCTATCAAAAGCCCTCCAACCAAAATAATATGTTGAGGCCATTCTAGAATCGATTAATGAATTAATAACTGATACCCACTCCGTCGAAAGTTTCATACTTCCATAAAGATTCTCTGATAGTGTGATTGTTTGCTCTAATTGCATACCTGGTTCGTAGTGTTCTTCACCATCACTAACTTGAAATCCTCTTTTATTGATAAAGTAAAACTTCATATAATCTAACTGATCTTGGGGTGGGTAGTTCCAAACGATATGGTAGGTTGTTGGATCCTTACTATCAATCTTCCATACTCGTATATCCCCATTTGTTGAAACGAGAACCTCATCCCATTTACGATTGTTCCACTCCCATAAACTAAACCCATACATATCACCCTCTGCTATAAATGGAACAAACACATGATGGTCATCTAAAAAGACAGTATCTTGAATTACACTATTAGAAACTACTGAAAAATCATCGGTCATCTCTTCCACTAACTGTTCATCTGTTGGAAACGGCGTTGGATCAGAAGTGTAATACCAGAAACTTGCGGAAAGTAGAATAACCCCGATTAGTATGGAGGCAAGTACGATTGTCTTCTTCACTTATTCCGCCTCCTCCAACAGGGAATTTTCCGTTTGAAAATAAAATTGCTTCTCCTGTGTAGTTATTAATATCCCTTTTCCGTTTTTCTCCAGATAAATAGTAGTACGAAGTCCACTTCCCCATTTTGGAATAGTATTCGCTAGCATATAAGGAAAGCGCTCAGTTGTTTTATTGGGTCCTATTAATGTCTCGTTGTACCAACTATTACTGAAATAATCTTGTTGCTTAGCACCTTGTAGAGAAGCTATTAAGTTTCCCTTAATAAGAGAGCTTTCGTTTGCCGTTGGATGCGTATTAATAATATAGGCATCCTCCACATTAGAAATATATGTACTTAAGTTATTTCCCGGGTAAAGAAGATGATTTACTAGTATTCCCACCAATAGGAATATCAATAAAATATAATTAGCCATAAAGCCTAACCAAGCAAATGGTCGATACTTTTGCCAGGTTGCCTTATTTTTACTTAATAGCGCATATAGTATCCATACTCCAAGGGGAAGGATAGAAATTTGTACTACTTGGCCAAAAACATTCAAATTAACAGAAAATGTAAAAAAACCTACAAGAAGAACTACTATTAGTTTCCAAATCACAGGCTTCTCTAACCGCGTTTTATATAGACGCGAGGCAATTATGCCAATTACAATCCATCCTAAAACTATCATTAACTGTTCAACAATTTCACCACTCCACCAAATAATAACTCCCTCTTTTCATCTATCCCATATCCTTCAATTCTACATAGATTCCAATATTTCCTTCTATGAGTTGACTTCAAAAATTGTAGTTGATCCTTCCAATGTACCTAGTTAAAGGATTAAAGAGATGCTTAAAACCTGTAAAATGTGCAAGCGCTCTTTAATGTCAAAACCTGTTTCTATCGTTTTCGAAGGGCTTTGGAAAGACGTTCGCTATATTATTACCGAGTGAATTTTTAGTGATTGTTGTGACATCCGTCACAACAAATATCACTTTTTTTCGGTAATCTTATGGCGTTTGTCCCGCATTAACGGCGAACGCGCAAGCGTCGGTGATGGTTCATCGCTCACCCTGCGGAACGCGTCCACCTATAACGGAAATCAGCGGTATTAATCATTACTTCAAGTCCCATGAATCCATTGTACACAGTACATTTTTATATACTTTCTTTT carries:
- a CDS encoding ROK family protein, yielding MKKVLGVDIGGTKIRMGIVNEQGEVLVDKTIPTVLPLYPYLEEQVLAMKNDVPDIAGVGIGTRGMVDAATGVITFETEMPGWQGTPVKALLEAATGLPVEINNDANCAALAEARLGAAAGFNHVVCLTVGTKLGGGIVLDGKVMNGTNGGGGEVGHLILYPNGIVCGCGRPGCSEEYVSGTAINRLIQEGNVINTETNELAKPHDLFRLAANGHAGAIAVRERFLSDFAIVISSLQAVLDMDCVVIGGGVSDSADHWWEELLAKVEPLKLKPVQVRRATFGNEAGMLGAAMLVIDSSK
- a CDS encoding glycoside hydrolase family 13 protein, producing MGQQMDPWWKKSVVYQIYPRSFMDSNGDGLGDIQGIISKLNYLQKLGIDVIWLSPVYDSPNDDNGYDIRNYRTIMQEFGTMEDMEQLIEEAKKRRIRILMDLVVNHSSDEHEWFVESRSSMNSKYRDYYIWKDGKNGQPPNNWGSVFSGSAWEKDELTDSYYLHLFSKKQPDLNWEHQPLREEVYQLMEFWLEKGIGGFRMDVINFISKDEQLPDGIVHPNKLFGDGSPYFINGPKIHTYLQEMNEKVLSKYDVVTVGEMPGATTDDARIYTNPNNKEVNMVFTFEHMDLDSGYEKWNVQPLNLIDLKRNFEKWQYALHKVGWNSLYWNNHDQPRVVSRFGNDGEYRKLSAKMLAICLHMLQGTPYIYQGEELGMTNVKFQMLEDYRDIETLNMYNEKIEQGISHENIMSGIYAKGRDNARTPMQWTSEGGFTTGTPWIRMNPNTDEINAEQAINDSASIFYTYQKLIQLRKQHDIITYGSFQLLLADHPNLFVYKRQLADEEWLVVTNFSTQSEELEWNTCDVPSESGKLIISNYDTIQKNENLIKIRPYEAFVVAFKREIEN